Proteins encoded together in one Diabrotica undecimpunctata isolate CICGRU chromosome 3, icDiaUnde3, whole genome shotgun sequence window:
- the LOC140435825 gene encoding uncharacterized protein produces the protein MTKKQQTGENIGQYVQHLKVLSKDCNFLAVPADQNRDYIRDSFINGILSNDIRQRLLENNTITLQDAIVKAQSLESASKHSEAYTTPVQMINTISSETREHTNYTSAAVKSCKCYFCGSTERHPRSLYPARDKVCKKCSKVGHFSKVCRL, from the coding sequence atgacaaaaaaacaacaaactgGTGAAAATATAGGTCAATACGTTCAACATCTTAAAGTGCTTTCCAAAGACTGTAATTTTCTAGCCGTTCCTGCAGACCAAAATAGAGATTATATAAGAGACTCTTTTATCAATGGCATTCTTTCTAATGACATAAGACAACGTTTACTAGAAAACAACACTATTACTCTGCAAGATGCCATAGTGAAAGCCCAGTCTCTGGAGTCAGCTTCAAAACACTCTGAGGCTTATACAACTCCTGTACAAATGATTAATACAATTTCTTCCGAAACCAGAGAGCACACTAATTATACTTCTGCTGCTGTGAAAAGTTGCAAATGTTACTTTTGTGGATCAACTGAAAGGCATCCTCGTAGCCTATACCCTGCTAGAGACAAAGTTTGTAAGAAATGCTCGAAAGTTGGACATTTTTCCAAGGTATGTAGGCTTTAG